In the Corythoichthys intestinalis isolate RoL2023-P3 chromosome 18, ASM3026506v1, whole genome shotgun sequence genome, TATATTTAATCACTAATTTATACAGATTCACGTATAATTATACATTTAATTTGTACTCTttaattacagaaaaaaaatgttaaaaaataattggTGTAAATAACATATCAAATGAACAAAGTTTGGATTATATCTGTGCAGACttcataaaaatacaaaactgGCTCCAGATAGGCTTTTTTAACAcccactttaaaaataaaatcagcagGACTGATGCATAGAGAAAGTGCAGAGGTACACCCAGGAATTAAACAAATGCAGAGCACAGAGGGGCCGAAGTGTGTCTGTGTAGACCGGAAGCATTTTTGGGCTTTTACCTGCCAGGGCTGAGCTGACGCTGGTGGATCCGTTGAGCTGAACGGGGATGGAAGGAATGCTGGAGCAAGGacggggggagaaaaaaaaatactcattcAATTGGTCCAGGTACAAACGTGTTCTTCCTGCTCTTTTGACACGATCATAGTATGAGAATCCTGAGGTTGTTAACCTCCAACATGTGAAATAATTAAAGAGCACAGACAAGATCGGGAAACACAGCAGCCGTAATACTAAGGTCAGAGGAAGACGATGACCGCAGCGGTATGCTGGAGGATGTGCGAGTGATGAGCATGTTAATGTTTACTCATTGTCTACTCAGAGCATCTTCAGCCCTGTAGGGAACAGGAAGTGCACATAAGAATTCAACGCACTAGTAGCTCATTTAGTCCATATCCAAACAGTGCACTGAATTATGAATGTGGAATTATGGTATTGCTATTACAACTTTGGCCTCAGAAGTAAGACAACTTAGACGTGCAAGTATAACTAAAAGTTACTAATAAGACAAAATTGTACTAGTCTaatgaaatgtttttattacTAAGGAGAGGTGAGGTGTTAGATATTCTTCAGACAAATGTGATCTAAATTTGTAAGTGAGTCTGTTTAGGTGCAGACAGTTTCATTTATGCAGTTTGTGTGAGAGACAACAAGGATTGACTTTAGGTTGCGCACATCATATCTATTGTAgataatacagtatatggttTTACCCTAAAGTTTTAAATCATGCATGTGCATCATTCAATAAACAGGTCTATACCAACCTTAGGCCGTTTGCGCTCGAAGAGCTGCTCATAAGGGGGCTAGCTGAAggggggggtggccagggggtgCCCCAGGACATAGCCCCGACAGAAAGGGGCCTTCGGGGGTAAGGGGAATAGACTGAGGTTGGGTGCGCCgccgctgctgctgctgctgctgtcgcCCTGCTCGTCCCTTGCAGACTGGGACGGTTCAGGCTGCCCGATGAGAATGAGTGGCGCGAACGGCTGGGCATTGGGCCCGTTCCCCCGTGGCTCAGACACTGTTGGCAGGAACAGGGCGGGGCTGCCTGGGAGGAGGCGGAGGACAAAGGGACGCCGGCCGGGAGCGCAGAGGGGATGGCCGGGGGTCCGAAGGAGGCCAGCGGATAAGGCAGGTTGCATTGACGCCGCACCTGCCGCCTGAAGCCCGACGACTTGTTGACCTGGGCCAGGGAGGTCAGGTCCACGATGTAGTTATAGCCGTGCGGGCCCAGGTCGGCCGTGCCCTGCCTGGCCTGGTAGCTGTGTTCCAGGAGGATGGAGGTACGGGTTTCATAGGGCGTCCAGCCACCTTCATCGTTGGCCCACTCCCAGTACACACCGCTACCCAGGCCCGAAGATTGGGCGAACAGAGAGCGCCGCACAGAACGGGTCTTTCCTAGGAAAAAATAGAGGTAACAATTGACGTCCGTATTGGTCACCAGCGCACTTCCAATAAACAACGTATGAAAACATGTATTTGCCCACATTATCGCGTTAGTCCCACCTCGTCAGTTTGGACCTCAACCCCCTTCGTTTGAGGAAAATTTATCAAACGTATGTCGCTTATagtttgtgtaattacacgCACGAACATAATgacaaatacataaatataaCTGTGGGTTTATCCACCGGTTCATCTGGCGGAGCAGCTGTGTCAACATTCCGATGACAACTATAAGCACAACCGTCAGCTTTCATGCTACAAACCTAGCATAGgcctttaaaaatattagacCAAAGACAACCCTTCAAACTCACCCGTGTCCTGTCGAAACTGCTTCAGGCTCGCCACGTCAATAAGATAAGGCGATAGGCTGGGATCCGACTGTCCCAGGCAGATGGTGGCCGCGCCGAGCGTGCCGCCCCGGTGGCCCCGCGGCGATAGGCAGCGCTCGATGTAAGCGCTCACCTGGCCACTGTACGGCCGCCAGTGGCCCAGGTCGTCCTGCCATTCCCACACGGCTATCATGGGCTGCGAATGGCCTGACAGCGGAGAAGGGGTATGGGTGGCCGCCGCAGAAACCGCCGAGGAGGAAGGCCCGGTCCGGGAGCCGTTGACCCGAACGCAGGAGCCGGATACAATCGCCATATTCGGTCGGCCCCGGTTTAGCTTTAACTCGATGCTAAATTGAAGAAAGGCTAGGTTAGCCTAGCGCTAGGTTAGCTGGGCTCGTTGAAGAACACCATAGCGAATACGTTAAAATCCGCTGTATGGCACTTAACACACGATTTTCTCTCCTAATATATCAAAGTACATTTTTAACCGAAAATGCAAGTCACCAGAAGAGGTGCTAGACGTTGTTGGTTAATTTGCAACAGCGTTGCCAGGTGAGGGTGCTTGGCTTGGCTGCTTGCGTTTAATATCACTGCTGCCTTCAAAGACACTCGATAATAGGAACTTCTTCTTGAAGCTCACCACGGGAAACCTCTTGAACGTTATCCAATTtattgtgtgtattttttttaactcctcGTGAAAACCCATAAATTTACGTGAAGAATCTTATGGGCCATTTGATATTTGAAGAAGACAACTGCTAATTAATCACATTTAATTCGCAAACCGCATTGCTTCACCATTTCCATTTGTTAGCGAAGGCAGCATTTTCTTCTTCTCTTGTGACAGACGTCTCCATTGTCAAAACCATAGATATGACATATATGTTGCAAGATGTCTTGTGTGCTCTGTGAGCCAACGGGGATGTGCGGTGTCGCTTGTCAGCCATTTTGCGGCGACGCCATTCAATTATTTAAATATCACAGTAAACGGAGCGTGTGCATTGAAATGGCTATAAATTGTTCAATTTTTGACCAGTTTTTAAGTTCGTGGTTTGTAATAAAAGCCAGTACTTTTACTGCATACTTGATAATGATTATTGCATAATTTCAAGATCCAGCCTGAATTATAACCACGTTACTTCGGTTTGTCATGAACCACATCGTTTGTAAACCTGTGAAGAATTTAGCGAGATAAGCTTGTTTTAGCGGGGAAAACCCCACCTTACTTGCACTGCCGTTGAGCCTGCCAGAGAAGTTTACCGACGCAAGGTGGCCGTCAGGTACGTACTTCATAGACTCGCCTTCAGAAATCTAGCCTTATATAATTTCTATAGCCAAACCCAGAACGTTCCAAATAATTGGAACAGAGGGAGGCGGTAATGCTCCATTCGTGTTTTGGCTGTCAAGCAATAAACGAGTACCAAGAATAAAAGAGCCAGAGGAAAAAGAATAAACTGCTCCGTGAGAAACGGGCAGGGAATGTGTCATTGTACGCGAGCGCGGAAATCGAAACGACTGACAATCTATTTTTTGACTAAATATGTTAATGCATTCTGGGAAGATTTGTATGACTGCTTATTTCCTAAATTTGCAAATTTATCTAGTTTCACAGGAGAAAAATGTTGTATATGACATCTCTTTGCACGACCTGGCTATAAACACAATTATAATTCTTGGGAAATCTTTCATACATCAGAATAAGTATTTCAAATCCATTcctaattttaatatttttcacaAAGAATGATGTCACTCTTTTTCTTCTCGATATGAAGGGAATATATGAAGGGGGAAAATGCTttgaaactgtgtgaatttgttaAGGAGCTTGACTTGGCAAGTGGACCCAagaatttttcttttactatattttatatatcttttttttttctttcctccatttctctcttttttaattttgcaaTTATATGTGATTGTAATTTTTGATATTGTAATCATGATTATTCTGTAGGCTTCTCTGTTACTTTCAAATTCGTTTAACATTGTACCATGCCACTTATGTTGTAATGTTTGTTgtgtgttaattaaaaaaaacaaaaacaaaaacctccgttttacttccgcatttctgctcacaacttccgttttacaGTTTCtccaaccaaaacaacagtggagctagagtggcattactcatcaacatcactcaaaaaagacaatttggaaatgccgcatccatatGCCAGTATCACAACATGAaaggacaacatgaagaaatggctaagagtcgacccacaaccaaaataaatttgtattttattgatttaatgccAGTGGATGGAAACACAATCAGGGACCTTAAAATCTCTGAAGCAtccagttgaatgtgtcctaataaatgaattttgtgttcatgaaggtagatgtggaaccaagacagtgccaccGCAAACCAATAACAAGTACatttatgttcaatttgacgaCATTTCTGTGTGTTGtgtcacagctgagacatcgTTAGCTCTGCATTAGCTTCAGCgataaagaaatgcaaaacactcACCTACTACAAGGCATACACGGGCTTtttaccctaaatgcataaattcaagtgttacacattttttgttcgtttgtttacaggtggaaaatgctgttaggcaagggaagacaacttgatgtgcctcacaacaacacgttgatggacatacagtgtatcgagactacgtgcattctaccttAATGATGGAAGGCTGGATTAAGGCTCCACCTTCCATAATATTTTTCCaaacattttataaattttgatttattgacctgttttgcactcgcaccaattgttttaaataaaacgaaGTGAAATCGTGCTGTCCAAAAGCTTTATTGCAGTTAATATCCCCAATAAAAAATGCATACACGGAGTTTAGGGGGCCGGcatccccccaccccaccccccaatTAAAAtgaagagttttccggtaaaatattgtgtattgtatttgtaaagcaataaaacaaacaacaaaaatgaatgcaatgaaccaaaaaagttatttttgtaatgggtcaaaattatttttccaacagatcatgtgactagcaccttaaacggtcatttgctttgcttagccaaaaccacccgagaaccgaagaggcaagatggatatacgtaattttttcaaacctaaatcttgaaaagtgacaacaactactgagcaagaaccaaagattgaaaatgtggaccatgaaatgccagaGGGCACTGCCAAAAAGGTGagtggagtttcaatttgccccactaaagacgctaattgtacaacagagctaccaccggtgtcttcaccggtgtcttgcccctgtcaaaaattgtatgccCTGGCCGcaggagcgcacacacacacacacacacacacacacactcacacacacacacacacacacacacacacacacacacacacacacacacacattactcatgagttatgtcgacttaaacaactAATTGAAACCAGAAAAgacccacagttatatattttagacatcaacgtttattaaactgaagaaactccatacaggacttgaattacagtaataacagttatcggtcatcctacgagtaaaacagtaaaacactgcctttttttacgttcagtacgtatgttacgttaaacgacagaatttcttttttttttggatggatgggccatgttttaaaacctcgtagataactacatcaccaaaacacggaaatcaagcaaatcagtgcagcgctgTGGCTTCGCCCAGGGGATATAATTTTTGACAGTGGCAACTATATTGGCACAACACTGgcaggcataccatattcaatggatgacgatcctggcgaaaagtatagctgtccttagcagcctgatttagaattcccctcaagaatgatgagtaACAAAAAAAcggtcattttcaacttattattataaatattcttggaagttaattttattgctgacattgcGTTTCGGGGTAATCAACGTGTTGTGCCCCTCCTCCCCCAAAAGTAAAGCTCCGCCAatgtaaaaaagaatgacatactgtatttgtgtacatacagtattaggagtgggaacctcttggtacctcacgatacgatatgcgatacaaagctcacgataacaatgatctgacgatatggcgatacaacgattatcgattcaTTGGTcggaaaatcattctaggatattctacaaacaattaataaacaggaaaaacaaacttcGGCTGTGAATTGGGATtgattt is a window encoding:
- the dtx2 gene encoding probable E3 ubiquitin-protein ligase DTX2 isoform X1 codes for the protein MAIVSGSCVRVNGSRTGPSSSAVSAAATHTPSPLSGHSQPMIAVWEWQDDLGHWRPYSGQVSAYIERCLSPRGHRGGTLGAATICLGQSDPSLSPYLIDVASLKQFRQDTGKTRSVRRSLFAQSSGLGSGVYWEWANDEGGWTPYETRTSILLEHSYQARQGTADLGPHGYNYIVDLTSLAQVNKSSGFRRQVRRQCNLPYPLASFGPPAIPSALPAGVPLSSASSQAAPPCSCQQCLSHGGTGPMPSRSRHSFSSGSLNRPSLQGTSRATAAAAAAAAHPTSVYSPYPRRPLSVGAMSWGTPWPPPPSASPLMSSSSSANGLSIPSIPVQLNGSTSVSSALAGMASILMSAVGLGVHFTATAPHPQPPPPHQHLPPQQFSLPPLPPPVRFPPAGRPSKPPASGSSVKRAKRQHRRACVQRAEEVIQRYMEAVPGVPDEDCIICMDQLCNPSGYEMPVSATAEEASQGIPPGAVGKFVKCGHTLHMLCMLAMYNNGTKDGSLQCPSCKTIYGEKTGTQPKGKMEIYSIPQALPGHPDCGTIQIIYSVPPGIQGPEHPNPGQPFTCRGFPRFCFLPDSDKGRKVLELLKVAWMRRLIFTVGTSSTTGEPDTVVWNGIHHKTEMMSNLSGHGFPDPNYLDNVLSELASQGVTEDCLKAPGGS
- the dtx2 gene encoding probable E3 ubiquitin-protein ligase DTX2 isoform X2, encoding MAIVSGSCVRVNGSRTGPSSSAVSAAATHTPSPLSGHSQPMIAVWEWQDDLGHWRPYSGQVSAYIERCLSPRGHRGGTLGAATICLGQSDPSLSPYLIDVASLKQFRQDTGKTRSVRRSLFAQSSGLGSGVYWEWANDEGGWTPYETRTSILLEHSYQARQGTADLGPHGYNYIVDLTSLAQVNKSSGFRRQVRRQCNLPYPLASFGPPAIPSALPAGVPLSSASSQAAPPCSCQQCLSHGGTGPMPSRSRHSFSSGSLNRPSLQGTSRATAAAAAAAAHPTSVYSPYPRRPLSVGAMSWGTPWPPPPSASPLMSSSSSANGLSIPSIPVQLNGSTSVSSALAACVQRAEEVIQRYMEAVPGVPDEDCIICMDQLCNPSGYEMPVSATAEEASQGIPPGAVGKFVKCGHTLHMLCMLAMYNNGTKDGSLQCPSCKTIYGEKTGTQPKGKMEIYSIPQALPGHPDCGTIQIIYSVPPGIQGPEHPNPGQPFTCRGFPRFCFLPDSDKGRKVLELLKVAWMRRLIFTVGTSSTTGEPDTVVWNGIHHKTEMMSNLSGHGFPDPNYLDNVLSELASQGVTEDCLKAPGGS